GAGTCAAGGACGGCAACGAGGATGCCCTTGCCCCAGGCCGAGTTGTCACCGTCGATTCCAAGCCAGGCCAGGGCATTGCCCCCAAAACCAGCCGCCCCTGCCTGGGCCTGCGCATCGGGTGGAGTCGGGATGCTGACGAGGTAGTTGTAAGCGAGTTCAGCGTCGTCCATGTCGCTGAGGTCGGATGCGCTGTCGAAGCCGAACCTTACCGCGAGCAGCTGGTCTGACTTGCCAAGCAGCCGCAGCCCGCGTCTTTCAAGGCTGGCGAGGAACCTCCGGTAGGCGGCATCGTTTTTAAAGCGCGCAATACGCTCGTTGGCGATGGCGAATGGCGGTGTCTCGTCATTGATGTTGTTGCCATCCGTGCGCCGGGCCGACCGGGTGAGGGGTTTGTTCTCGGGCAAGGATGACGGCCGTGTTTGCACACCCGGGTGCTGCCCGGTGTTGTTGCTGACAGCCGGAGGTGCCGCGGTCTGGGTCAGATAATATCCCGCGACCACTGCCAGTAAAAAAAGCAGGGGGAAGATAGACATTGTGCGCGGTAGTCGGGGCATGGGGATATGGGAAAGTGGTAAATAGAGCAGCTAGGGATAGAGCAGCCAGGGAAGGAGCTTCGGGAGAATAAACACCAGCGGCGGGATTTGGGTGTGTTTTCTCTCCACAAAAAGCGATACCGGTCACATTACATTGTCTTTGCGATGCTGCCTACGGAAAAATTTCCCTCTGTCCAGTGGTGAAAATGGAGGCAGGGTGAGCCGTTTCCACGCTCTGGTAGTGGGGTGATGGATCGGCAGCCTAATCCTCAGCAGCCATTGATCTATAATGGATGAGGGACGGCAAAATTTTCGGCCTGGCACAAATAATAGTGGCCATGGTGTTTGGTTTCTGGTAGAAACGCAGCTTACTTAGCCACGAATAAATCGGGCCGAGAATATGAATACCAACAACAATACCAACAACAGCATATGAAAAAACTAATTCAACTTACCGCTTTGGCCACGATTGCCCTGACAAGTTTGTTTGTCAGCTCATGTGGACCTACTTCTACACCTAGCAGATCCAGCGCATCGACAACCTATGTGCAAAAACCCAAAATCAATATCCGCAACAACTCCTACCGCAATATCGTTGTTGGCGTTGACGGTCCTGAGAGAAGGTTTATTTCCGTGCCCGCCCGCAGCAGCCGGATCGTGTATCTTCGTTCCGGGGTGTACAAGTACGCCGCGGCCGCGAACAACACCCGCACGATCTCTGGCTACAAGGCATTTTCCGCCAACCAAAGCTACACGTGGAATTTCGGGGTCAACTGATTTGACCGGTTCAGTAGAACCTGACGCTTCCATTTACGGGTCGGCTCTCCATGGGTCGGCTCGTTTTTTGTCTGCTGTTTTCTCTTTTTTTATCGATTTTGGGGTTTGGAATTATTGGCCTCGCGTTTAAATACACGGCATGTCGAAACTTCGTATCGTTTTCATGGGCACAGGGGATATCGCCCTGCCTTCTTTTTCATCCTTGATGGAAATGGATGGCGTTGACTTGCTTGCCCTGGTCACCCAGCCGGACAAACCCGTCGGGCGGAAGCAGCTGCTGACACCACCCGAGATCAAAGAAAGGGCCCTCGCCGCCGGTATCCCCGTGATGCAGCCTGAGCGTGCCCGGGACAAGGCGTTTCTCGACAAGCTGATCAGTCTGAAGCCCGACGTGATTGTTGTCATGGCCTACGGCCAGATTCTTCCGCAGGCCTTGCTCGATATTCCCGGCCTGGCCTGCATCAACCTACACGCGTCCTTGTTACCCAAATACCGTGGTGCCGCATGTATCCAGGCGGCGATTGATGCGGGGGACACCCATACAGGCATCACCGTGATGCATGTGGTCAAGGCGCTCGATGCTGGGGATATCATCCTGAAAAAGGAAACAGCCATCGGCAAGCGGGAGACAGGCGGCGAGCTGCATGACCGCCTCGCCGCCATCGCCCCCGCCGCCCTGGCCGATGCATTGGCACAGCTGGCTGCCGGCACGGCAGCGCGTACCCCGCAGGATCAAAGCCAGGTCAGTTACATCCCCAAGCTGATGCGCGAGGATGGGGAGATCGACTGGTCACAGCCCGCCGCCTCCTTGGAACGGATTATCCGCGCCTACGAGCCATGGCCCGGGACCTCCACGACATATACCGATAAAAAGGGGCGGAAACGCCGGTTGAAAATCTTCCCCCAGGTCACCGTCGGTGCATCATCGGGTCGACCAGGCGAGGTGCTCGCCGTTGAAGACTCCCTCTGTGTGGCTTGTGGAGAAGGCTCACTGCTAATCGACCTGCTACAGCCGGACGGATCGCGCCGGATGAGAGCGGCGGAATTCATGTTAGGCTCACCGCTGGCGGTGGGGGACGTGTTGGCCGAGTAGAGGGGAGGAGGCTAATCGTTGTCCTCAGGACTCTCAATGGCAATGGTGCCATCGGTGATGCTTTTGACAACCTCACCATTGACCACAATGTCGACCTTGCATCCAAGCAGGAGGTCCTTGCGCCGACCACCCGGTTTGTCGACGACTTCCTCGGTATAGGGGGTGCCGTTGCCATCCCGTTTTGTGACCTGCTTGAGCACGGGGTCAAGCTTGCCGGAGACGATGTCAACGGTTTCGGTTTTCAGCGTCACGGTGGCCTGGGAAGCGATTTTTTCGCAGCTCAGTGATCCGGACTTCTCCTGGCGTGTACGCTCAGGCTTCAAGTAGTCCTGGACACCGTAGTAGAGTGTGTAGTTGATGGTGATATCGGTATGGGTTTCTTTCGCCCTGTTGCTCAGTGATATCGTATAGCCGCTGGGATAGACGCGGTTCTCGATGCGGGGCTCCAGAACCTTTTTGCTTTTCTCCTTGAAATCCTTGAGCGTTACCCGGATGTCGTTGCCAATGGCAAGCCGGGGGCCGTTGACGGTAACGTATTTTTTGTCGTCCTCACTGAGGATGTCGATGGAAAAGGTGCTTCTCCGTCCATTCTTCAGTCGCACCGAGACCTGTTTGGTCTTGGTATCGTAACCGGTAAGCTCGGCAAAAAAACTCTTGGTCTCGTCGGCATTCTGGAAACGACGGAGTTCTGCCCCGAGATTGAGGGCGAGTAAGGTGAATACTGCGATGGTCAGGGCTTTACAGTTCATGGCGTGGGTTCAATTTATCGAAGAGGTGGGAGGATGTCAAATTCATGCTGGCAAGGATCATGCGCCCGTCTCCGCGGGTATCACCATACGACAGGGTTCTAACAGGTTGTAGGGGCCGGCTTGGCAAAACCGATCATTCCGCAAACTTGAAGTCCACCATCTGGCGTTCCATATCGACGTTGGCGACAATGCAGTCGTGTTGCTGGCCGACCTGGTAAGACAGCCCCTTGGGGCCGGTGAAGCGGGTGAGGTTGGCTTCAAACCTCCAGTCCGTTTCGTGACCGGGGAAGTCCTCGGTTTTAACCAGCCCCTTGGTCATGATGTCGATGGCCTCGACAAACAGGCCGAAGTGACGCACATCGGTAATCACGGTTTTGAAAACCGGCGGGTTTTCCTTCAATGAACACATGTGCAGGTACTGAAGCATCTTCAGGCGACGCGATTCATTTTCCGCCTCGGCACTGGTACGCTCGGTTTCAGAAATATGCTGCGCAATCTGGGCCGCCTCGCCCGGGCTGGGGACGCGGTCGGCCTTTTTCGGTGGATTGCCAAGGTGCTTTTGCAAGCCACGGTGGACGATCAGGTCCGCATAGCGTCGGATCGGGGAGGTGAAGTGACAGTAGTCTGCCTTCGATAAGCCGTAGTGACCTAACGGATCCTGGAAATAGGCGGCGCGTTTCAGCGACTTGAGCAGCCCGATCTTGATGGCGTGCTCCTCAAGTGAACCCTTGGCCTCGTCTAACAACTTTTGGATATGCCGTTTATTGGACAGGTTGCCAGGCTTGTAGCCGTGCAGTCGGGCGAGTTCGGCATATTCGTTGAGGCGATCCGGGTCCGGGTCTTCGTGGATGCGGTAAATGGTCGTCTGCGAGCGGTTTTTGAGGAGCTTGGCGGTGGCTTCATTGGCCAGCAGCATGAATTCCTCAATCAGCTGGTGGGACTCATTGTACTCGCTTTTTACTATCCCCGTAGGCTTCCCCTTGTCGTCTAACAATACGCTGACCTCCGGCATGTCCAAATCCAGGGCGCCATTGTCAAAACGTTTTTTGCGGAGCAGTGAAGCGAGGCTCCAGGCTTCGTGCAGCATGCCAATGATATTCTGGTCCTCATCAGGGAATAGCCTGGCGACTTCTTTTGCTGGTTTCATCAGGATGTCCTGCACCTGCTCGTAGGTAAAGCGGCGGCCCGAATGGATGACAGCGCGGGTAAAGTGGGCGGAGCGGACCTGTCCATCCTTGTTGATCTTCATCAAGCAGCACTGCGTGAGGCGGTCCACCCCGGGCATGAGCGAGCAGAGATGGTTGGAAAGCTCGCGCGGGATCATGGGCAGGACGCGGTCTGCCATGTAGGTGGAGTTACCACGTTCGCAGGCTTCCTTGTCGAGTGCGGTTCCGGGTTTTACGTAGTGGGAGACATCGGCGATATGCACGGCAAGCTGCCAGCCGGATGGTGTTTTCTGCACCGAGATGGCATCGTCGAAGTCCTTGGCATCGTGCGGGTCGATGGTGATGACGGGAAGCTCCCTCCAGTCGTCCCGGCCTGCGGTGTCTTGTGCGGTGACCTTGTCGCCAAAGGCCTTGGCCTCTTCTAACACGGCATTGGGAAACTCGTCACGCAAACCGTGTTTGTGGACGATGGACAACATGTCGATACCCGGGGTATCGGGCCAGCCTAACACCTCGGTGACCCGACCGACTGGTTTTGAGTTCGGGTTATCCCAGCGGGTCAGTTCGACCGCGACGATCTGGCCGGATTTGGGGCCGTCTTTTTTGTCCTGTGGCAGGGATTCGCGTTCGATGTTGACGTCTGGGATTTTTGCATCGTCCGGCTGGACGTGGGCGAATTTCCCACTGCGGAAGTAGGTGCCGATGATGCGGGCCATGCCACGGGTGATGATTTTCTCCACGTAGCCAGCCGCCTCGTCATCAGGCTTGGCCATGCCGGCGGCCCTCTGGCTGCGGCCCTTGCGGTGTTTGGTCCAGTCGGGCTGGCCAATGCGGTCGACCCGCACCGCCACCTGGTCGCCATTCATGGCGGTGCCGGTTTTGGTCGAGGAGATGAAGATACGGGAGTATTTCTTGAGATCCATGCCGGCGGCCTCGTTGGTGGCGTCGTTGGCGTCGGGGTAGAACCAGGCGTTGCCGTTGCCCTGGAAGCGGAGGGTGCCGATCAGCAGGGCGCCGGGAGCTGATTTCCCCTTGCCGCCTTTACCCTGGGATTTGGCGCGCGGGGTGAAGCGGCCCTTTTTACCGCGGACGATCTCGCCTTTGCTCTCGAGACGTAACAGCTCGGCGCGTAAAGCGGACCGCTCATTGGGCTTTATCTCCAGGGCACGGGCAAATTCCGATTTGTTCAGAGCTTGGAAATCGGGTGAATTCAGCAGCGTCTTGATTCGCTGGCGCAGGTTTTTCATAGGTGGATACTGGGTCGAATTAGCAGGATGAACATGATAATCTTTGAAAATAGGCTGATCAATGAGTCGATTTTTCGTTTGCGGCGCTGTCTTTACGGTGGTATTTGTCCTGTGTCTGTATTCGCAATGTATTTTCAAGGGAAACTCCATGGTTGCAGGCATGCGGAAATTCTGTCTGATTAAGGTCAGTAAAAGCCGAACCACATCCACGATCGTTCACTGAATACTAACATCATTATATTAACCTATCCATAAATCCACAAACCCATATTCATTATGAAACTGAAAACAAAGCAATCCAAGGGTTTTACCCTGATCGAGCTGCTGGTAGTGATTGCGATCATTGCCGTTCTGGCCACCCTGGCCTCCCCCGCTATTCTTGGCGCATTGAAAAAAGCCAAGATCACCAAGGCGACGGGTGTCTGCACCGCCTTTGAGGTGGCTGTCGAAAACTTTGAGAGCGAGTACAACTACCTGCCGTTTGACGGCGGTGGCACCGCCCCATCGTCTGACCAGGAGCTTCGTAGCGACGATGGCCTTATCGCCGTTCTTGCGGGCCGTGAGGACACGGTCAACTTCAAGCAGATCAAGTTTTTCGAGCAGCCCAAGCCAAAGGGTAGCAGTGACACCAACTACAAAGACGGAATGCATGTTTCCGATAGCACGGCGAAGCTGTACGATCCATGGGGAGAGAAGTATTACATCTCGATGGATTACGATCTGAACGGTGAACTCGATAATCCGCTTGGCTCAGATCAAATTCACGGCAAGAAGTGCCTGATCTATAGTACGGGTCCTGACAAAGAAAAAGGGGACACTGCGAAGAACAAGGACAACCCGAGCAACTTCAAATAAGAAACCGGTCATCAATTTTTCAAAACGGCACGGTTGATACTGTGCCGTTTTTGTTGGAGTGCGGACGGCTTGCCTCCGCTTTGTGGGTTGGCACGGCAAGCCGATTCTGGAGTAGGCGGAGGCAATGCACGATATCTTATCAGCCCGACGGAGGAGGGCTGCAAGTCCACAAATTACTTGCCAAACCTGAGCCGGTGGATGCTTTTCCCCTGGCTTTCCCAGAGCAACTGGAAGTCGGTTTTGGGATAGAAAAAGGAGCCCGCCTCACCGGCATCCGGCCATGGCAGCCGGGTGAATTTTTCTCCCGACCGGTTGAAGGTCTCCATTTCCTCGCAAACCCACTCGAAGTATTCCGGGTGATCGGTTTTAAAGAGAAACTCACCATCGGGGGTGAGGGCGTTTTGCAGGATTGTTAGAAACTGCTGTTGCACGAGCCGGCGTTTGTGGTGCCTGGCTTTCGGCCATGGATCCGGGCAGAGCAGGTGGAGCCGGGAGACGGAGTTTTTGGCGAGCAGCCACTCGAGGGTGTATTGGCTTTCGAGCCGGAGCACCTTGGCGTTGGCCAGCCCAAGGTCGTGGATGCGCCTGCAGACGCCGCGGACCCGACCGAGCAGTCGTTCCACACCGAGAAAGTTGCGGTCTGGAAAGTGTTTTGCCATTTCGATGAGAAAGCTGCCATCACCACAGCCGAGATCAATTTCCAGCGGGTGGTCGTTGCCAAAGATGTCTTCCGGTGTGTAGCGACGGAAAAAATCATCCGGCATCAATTCGCATGATTCCGCGGGTCGGGCGCACTGTGGTGTGTCGGGCATGGTGAAAGTTTGTCGTTTCAAGTTTGAAGTTTCAAGTAATCAGTGCATGAAGCGTCTGTGAATGTTGCCGAGCTCGAAAAAGCCTTTCAGAAGAATTTCACCCACAGGGGTGAGCTTGGTGCCTCGGTGAGTGTCTGGAGGCGTGGTGAGGAAGTGGTGTCGCTGCACCATGGGTGGTGCGAACGCGAGCAGCAACGGCCGTGGACAGCCGCTACGCTGGTGCCTTTTTACTCCACCACCAAAGGCTTGTCGGCGGCGACTTTGCTGGCGGTGCTGGATCGGCACGGCCTGACACCGGATGACATGGTGCGGAGCGTGTGGGAGGCTTTTCCGGTGGAGCAGGGGACACTGGGGCAGCTGATGTCGCACCGGCTTGGTCTGGTGGCGTTGGATAAAGCGGTGTCGACCTGGGATCATGACGCGGTGATATCCGCGGTGGAGGAGCAAGAGCCCAACTGGCCATTGGACGGTCCCGGGACAGGGCACGGCTACCACCCGAGGGTGCTGGGTTTTATCCAGGATGAAATCGTGCGGCGCATCACCGGCCGGACCCTGGGGCGGATGTGGCGGGAACTCATTGCCGAGCCTCTGGAGCTGGATGCCTGGATTGGCCTGCCCGAGTCTGAATTCGGCAGGGTGGCGACACTTTATCCCGGAAAACAAGACAAGGCCGACCTGGACAGTGGGTTTTACAAGGAGCTGCATACACCGGCTTCTTTGGTGAAACGCGGCTTCTTTTCGCCGAAGGGCATGCACTCGGTGCGCGAGATGAACGAGCCCCGTGCATGGCAGGCGGGGTTTCCCGCGATGGGGGGGGTGGGCAACGCAAGCTCGGTGGCCAGATTCTATCAGGCCGCCTGTGGGGCGATCGACTTTTTCCCCCCGCAAGTCCGTGAGTGGATGGGCTCGGTCAGATGCACCGGCATGGATAAGGTGTTACAGAGCCCGACCTCGTTTTCCTGCGGGTTTCAGTTCGATCCGCTGGACGGGTTCGGCAGGAAACTGAGGCATCACTACGGCCTGTCGCGGCGGGCTTTCGGGCATCCCGGTGCCGGTGGCAGCCACGCCTTCGGCGATCCCGAAAGCGGCTTGTCATTCTGTTACATCATGAACCAGATGGAGCTCAGCCCATTTCCGAAGGAGAAGTGCCTGGACATGATCAAGGCGATATATGTGTTGTAGGGGACGCGCAGGAGGGAAGAATCCACCGTCTTGAATCTTCTATCTTGTATCTTGCATCCCGCTAGTACAAACGATGGGCATGCACTCATTCCATTACCAAAATGGCTCACTCCACTGCGAGGATGTGGATCTGGCAGCACTGGCAGACGCACACGGCACCCCGGCTTACGTCTACAGCGCGAATACCATCCGCGACCACTACCGTCGGCTCGACCAGGCACTGGCTGAAATCGACCACGGCATCGAATACGCCGTCAAGGCCAACTCCAACCTCTCCGTGCTCAAGCTGCTTGTCGACGAGGGCAGTGGCTTTGACATCGTCTCCGGTGGCGAACTCCGCAGGGTCATCGAAGCCGGTGGTGATGCCGGCAAGTGCACCTTTGCCGGCGTGGGCAAGACCCGCGCTGAAATCGAATACGCCCTCGCCGAAGGGATTTACTGCTTTAATGCCGAGAGCGAGGAGGAGGTCGTCTTCATCGACCGGGTCGCTGGCGAAATGGGCAGGGTCGCACCTGTCGCCTACCGCGTGAACCCCAATGTCGATGCCAAGACCCACAAGTATATCTCCACCGGAAAATCCGAAAACAAGTTTGGCGTCGATTTTGAAGCTATCGATGCCGCCTACGAACGCGCCTCGCAGCTCCCCAACATCAAGTTGCGTGGTCTCCAGATGCATATCGGCTCCCAGCTGACCTCGCTGCAGCCGTTTATCGAGGCGGTGGAAAAGGTCTCCCCGCTCGCCGTCCGCTTGAAAAACGCCTACGGCATCGAGTTTTTCTCCATCGGCGGGGGCGTCGGCATCGTTTACGATCCAGCCCTCGAATCCGGCAAGCCCGACTGGTGGCAAGCCCAGGAAGAACAGCAAAAGCCCCTCACGATCGAGCAGTATGCCGCCGGAGTGATCCCCGCCCTCAAGCAAACGGGCCTTAGAATCCTCCTCGAGCCGGGCCGATACATCGTGGGCAACGCCGGTGTTCTTCTGACCCGTTGTCTCTACGAGAAAAAGGGAACGGCCAAAACCTTTCGCATCGTCGATGCCGGGATGAACGATCTCATCCGCCCCGCTCTGTACGAAGGTCACCACGACATCGTGCCGCTCAAGGAACCCGCCGGTGGCAGTAGCGCTGTCGATGTGGTGGGGCCCGTGTGTGAAACGGGTGACTTTTTCTGTCAAAACCGCGAGTTGCCCGACTTCGCCCCCGGTGATGCGATCGCACTGCTCAGTGCCGGTGCCTACGGCTTTGTCATGGCCTCGAACTACAATTCCCGGCCACTCCCCGTGGAAATCCTGGTCGATGGCGGCGGCTCCCGCGTGATCCGGCCACGCCAGACCATGGATGACATCCTCGCCACCGAAAAAGCGGCTTTGTAAGGCAAATCGCCCCGCATGGGGTGGCAGAGCTTGGCGATCATGGGTAAAACGTGTAAAATCAGGGGTTTATGCGAATAAATCCTAAGTTCTCACTTGCCAGACGGTTGATCTCTGCTATCTACCCCGTCCCGCGCGGCGTGCAGGATGTCCAGACGGACTGTCATACCCATTTCCTCAAAAGGGAAAAAGCAACGGTATGAGCACGCCTACCAACTACAAAATAACACCACCTAACTAAGGATATGGCACGTATATTCGGCATCGAAATCCCGAATGAGAAGCGCATCGAAGCTTCTCTTCCCTACATCTATGGCGTTGGTCGTCAAACGGCTAAACGCATCCTCGAGCAGGCAGGAGTGGATCCAGACATCCGCACCGGTCAACTCACTGAAGAGCAACTCGTCAAGATTGCCCAAGTCATCACATCGGAAGGTATCATCATCGAAGGTGACCTTCGCCGTGAAAAACAAGCCGCCATGAAGCGGTTGTCGGCTATTAACTGCTACCGGGGAATCCGCCACAAGGTGGGGCTTCCTGTGCGTGGCCAACGTACCAGCACCAACGCCCGCACCCGCAAGGGTAAGAAGCGCACCATCGGTGTAGTCAAGTAACCCATTGATCTAAAAATTTATTATTATGTCTGAAGAAGAAATCAAAGACGACGCAGTGGCAACCCCCGCTGCCGACGAAACTCCAGCTCCCAAGGAAAAGGCTGAAAAGGCTGCTCCTGTGGCTGAAGAAGCTGCCGAGGAAGCACCCAAGGCACCGGAAAAGAAGCGTGACATTTTTGCTGAAATCGCCGGTGGTGAGGAAGAGCAAATCCGCATCCACAAAGCCAAGAAAAGCAAGAATGTTACCACCGGTATCGTGCACATCACCGCGACCTTCAACAACACCCTTGTCAGCGTGACCGACCTCAATGGCAATGCCATCGGCTGGGCAAGTGCCGGTAAGATGGGTTTCAAGGGATCACGTAAGAGCACCGCGTATGCCGCTCAGGTCGTTTCCCAGGATGCCTGCCGCCAGGCAATGAGCCACGGACTGAAAGAAGCTGAAGTGCGCGTCAAGGGACCCGGCTCCGGTCGTGAGTCAGCCGTT
The sequence above is drawn from the Akkermansiaceae bacterium genome and encodes:
- a CDS encoding methionyl-tRNA formyltransferase, giving the protein MSKLRIVFMGTGDIALPSFSSLMEMDGVDLLALVTQPDKPVGRKQLLTPPEIKERALAAGIPVMQPERARDKAFLDKLISLKPDVIVVMAYGQILPQALLDIPGLACINLHASLLPKYRGAACIQAAIDAGDTHTGITVMHVVKALDAGDIILKKETAIGKRETGGELHDRLAAIAPAALADALAQLAAGTAARTPQDQSQVSYIPKLMREDGEIDWSQPAASLERIIRAYEPWPGTSTTYTDKKGRKRRLKIFPQVTVGASSGRPGEVLAVEDSLCVACGEGSLLIDLLQPDGSRRMRAAEFMLGSPLAVGDVLAE
- the rnr gene encoding ribonuclease R — its product is MKNLRQRIKTLLNSPDFQALNKSEFARALEIKPNERSALRAELLRLESKGEIVRGKKGRFTPRAKSQGKGGKGKSAPGALLIGTLRFQGNGNAWFYPDANDATNEAAGMDLKKYSRIFISSTKTGTAMNGDQVAVRVDRIGQPDWTKHRKGRSQRAAGMAKPDDEAAGYVEKIITRGMARIIGTYFRSGKFAHVQPDDAKIPDVNIERESLPQDKKDGPKSGQIVAVELTRWDNPNSKPVGRVTEVLGWPDTPGIDMLSIVHKHGLRDEFPNAVLEEAKAFGDKVTAQDTAGRDDWRELPVITIDPHDAKDFDDAISVQKTPSGWQLAVHIADVSHYVKPGTALDKEACERGNSTYMADRVLPMIPRELSNHLCSLMPGVDRLTQCCLMKINKDGQVRSAHFTRAVIHSGRRFTYEQVQDILMKPAKEVARLFPDEDQNIIGMLHEAWSLASLLRKKRFDNGALDLDMPEVSVLLDDKGKPTGIVKSEYNESHQLIEEFMLLANEATAKLLKNRSQTTIYRIHEDPDPDRLNEYAELARLHGYKPGNLSNKRHIQKLLDEAKGSLEEHAIKIGLLKSLKRAAYFQDPLGHYGLSKADYCHFTSPIRRYADLIVHRGLQKHLGNPPKKADRVPSPGEAAQIAQHISETERTSAEAENESRRLKMLQYLHMCSLKENPPVFKTVITDVRHFGLFVEAIDIMTKGLVKTEDFPGHETDWRFEANLTRFTGPKGLSYQVGQQHDCIVANVDMERQMVDFKFAE
- a CDS encoding type II secretion system protein, coding for MKLKTKQSKGFTLIELLVVIAIIAVLATLASPAILGALKKAKITKATGVCTAFEVAVENFESEYNYLPFDGGGTAPSSDQELRSDDGLIAVLAGREDTVNFKQIKFFEQPKPKGSSDTNYKDGMHVSDSTAKLYDPWGEKYYISMDYDLNGELDNPLGSDQIHGKKCLIYSTGPDKEKGDTAKNKDNPSNFK
- the trmB gene encoding tRNA (guanosine(46)-N7)-methyltransferase TrmB codes for the protein MPDTPQCARPAESCELMPDDFFRRYTPEDIFGNDHPLEIDLGCGDGSFLIEMAKHFPDRNFLGVERLLGRVRGVCRRIHDLGLANAKVLRLESQYTLEWLLAKNSVSRLHLLCPDPWPKARHHKRRLVQQQFLTILQNALTPDGEFLFKTDHPEYFEWVCEEMETFNRSGEKFTRLPWPDAGEAGSFFYPKTDFQLLWESQGKSIHRLRFGK
- a CDS encoding beta-lactamase family protein → MHEASVNVAELEKAFQKNFTHRGELGASVSVWRRGEEVVSLHHGWCEREQQRPWTAATLVPFYSTTKGLSAATLLAVLDRHGLTPDDMVRSVWEAFPVEQGTLGQLMSHRLGLVALDKAVSTWDHDAVISAVEEQEPNWPLDGPGTGHGYHPRVLGFIQDEIVRRITGRTLGRMWRELIAEPLELDAWIGLPESEFGRVATLYPGKQDKADLDSGFYKELHTPASLVKRGFFSPKGMHSVREMNEPRAWQAGFPAMGGVGNASSVARFYQAACGAIDFFPPQVREWMGSVRCTGMDKVLQSPTSFSCGFQFDPLDGFGRKLRHHYGLSRRAFGHPGAGGSHAFGDPESGLSFCYIMNQMELSPFPKEKCLDMIKAIYVL
- the lysA gene encoding diaminopimelate decarboxylase, which gives rise to MHSFHYQNGSLHCEDVDLAALADAHGTPAYVYSANTIRDHYRRLDQALAEIDHGIEYAVKANSNLSVLKLLVDEGSGFDIVSGGELRRVIEAGGDAGKCTFAGVGKTRAEIEYALAEGIYCFNAESEEEVVFIDRVAGEMGRVAPVAYRVNPNVDAKTHKYISTGKSENKFGVDFEAIDAAYERASQLPNIKLRGLQMHIGSQLTSLQPFIEAVEKVSPLAVRLKNAYGIEFFSIGGGVGIVYDPALESGKPDWWQAQEEQQKPLTIEQYAAGVIPALKQTGLRILLEPGRYIVGNAGVLLTRCLYEKKGTAKTFRIVDAGMNDLIRPALYEGHHDIVPLKEPAGGSSAVDVVGPVCETGDFFCQNRELPDFAPGDAIALLSAGAYGFVMASNYNSRPLPVEILVDGGGSRVIRPRQTMDDILATEKAAL
- the rpsM gene encoding 30S ribosomal protein S13, encoding MARIFGIEIPNEKRIEASLPYIYGVGRQTAKRILEQAGVDPDIRTGQLTEEQLVKIAQVITSEGIIIEGDLRREKQAAMKRLSAINCYRGIRHKVGLPVRGQRTSTNARTRKGKKRTIGVVK
- the rpsK gene encoding 30S ribosomal protein S11, producing the protein MRIHKAKKSKNVTTGIVHITATFNNTLVSVTDLNGNAIGWASAGKMGFKGSRKSTAYAAQVVSQDACRQAMSHGLKEAEVRVKGPGSGRESAVRAVQGLGINITSIKDVTPIPHNGCRPKKARRV